Part of the Temnothorax longispinosus isolate EJ_2023e chromosome 5, Tlon_JGU_v1, whole genome shotgun sequence genome is shown below.
aattttttgtctCTTTCACGTCATTGCATTTCGATCTTCTTATAAAACCGAAATTTACGGTAATTctcgatttattaaatactagttctgattaattatttaggaATTGTCAGTTccttgtaaatttataattacgtcGTTGTTTTCTCTCACTATATAAGTCGATCGTTGTTATGCAGAATACCACCGTTCGAAATCTCGTTACGTTCGCGTGACGTATCGATGTTACGTCAATACAGACAGACACGCGTTACGTTTGGAAACCGTTAATTCGTTAGGTCATACGGCATTATGTAAAGGAAAGAGTTTGCTTTctccatattttatttttccaaacaTTGTCAGGCCGATGACTGCAAAGTgccgaaaaagaaaagaccGATGCTGCTTCAATATCGCGGATTATAACATCTATATGCAATGAAATATCTTAGAACCGAGAATTACCATCACGACAAGCAACGTCTTTTCTATTAAgtttaatatgaaattattatattaaacggaagtttattataataaaaaggaattattatgaaatttttaaatttattatggaattattatattaaacggaagtttattataataaaaatgaattattatgaaattttcaagtttattATGGAATTATTATCCTAAACGACATATGACATATTTCAGCTCATCGATCGTGGCTGTACAGAGCGTTGTGTTCCGGCGGAATTGATCCCGACGACCCTCACAATCCGATCGACAATCCCGAGCACGGATGCATGACTTGGTTCCGCGATTACTTGGCGGCCGCGTTAAATTATCGCCCTGTGAAAGCCATTGTCATCATCATTTTCTTATGCTACCTTCTCGGCGCTCTTTACGGACTTACGACCCTTAAGGAGGGCCTGGAGCGGCGCAAGCTTTCCAAGGAAGATTCCTACTCGATTGCCTTTTACGACCGCGAGGACTTGTATTTCAAAGAGTACTCTTACAGGATACAGGTAGATATTCGCAAAGTTACTCGTGATGTAATCGGGATACAAGTTTcccaaattttttatttcgtgtgcaatatttatcgttttattaCTCTCACAAATTTTATCTGAATATCAGAAAAACTGCACAAATACCAGGAAAAAGCTGCGACAAAAAGTAAACACTGATGTAACTGTTACGCGACACGCGACATACAAAAAATCTCAATTTCCAATTCAACACCTCGATTGTTGatcaataacattttttgccACCACTTTATTGACTATGCAAAATAATCCGTTTCTATATATGACCGCGCGGATCCCACCCTTGTTTCTTGACGCTTCGAGAGCCGCGTCGGtcaatatttagaatttagagaGTTCCGGTTTCCATGCACGCGAACTCGCCGGCGGAATGTTTCCTCATAAGCGgcgcaagaaaaaaaaaagaaacgttcggAAGAACGGAGTGCGTTACGCTTGGAACTGCCACGCATAATCCGGTACGCGCAATTATGTCACGTGCTTCCCTCGATATCGTGCAAACAACTTTCTCCAGCTGGCTAGCGTGAACCTCAAGAAAAGCAATGTCCGTTACATCACGCTTCTTCGAACCGATCGACGAGAAAGACCCGGCTAAATCGGAGAGATCCCCGTATAAATCCCCACTTGTTTACCCGAATCACGTGATGCCAAAATAATTTCACGCCGATCATTTAGACTCACGCACACATCCGGAAAGATTCCTTTCTCTGTTTTATTTCCGACGTTTCGACATTTCTAACAAAATGGTTACACGAAACATggaagttatttttattttactgccacgataattaaatagtttcgagattttattatttacgtttagaatgatattaaatgtatttttttttttaatcattattttatcgaatgcaaaatattcattaatgtgtctattatctttattttatttccacaaatacgaattaattaaatatcgtcAATCTGGGTGTTTAAATCCATTTTAAAAGACCTATAATTTTACGTCAGATTTCAGGAAatctgataattttattttgtatgctgtatatattttatttatgagcTTTTTATGACTTTACACACggcacataaaattatataagtagAATTTTATCCTGAGTTCTGATACAAATCGTCCGTCTTAAAgtcatgtatttttaaaaagttgcgcgatatttataaaaagtaaaatccgACAGGtgcattaatttattgcaaaaaagtTTCTTGCAGCTTCTGCGACTCTTTCAATTAGATAATTGAACATTTCATAACGCGGCTTTCGGAGGCGATTTCAATGCGTCTTGAGCGCGCTTCTTTGCGCGGCGttgagctctctctctctctctctctctctctctccgacgaaataaaattacaaatacagCGAGAGAGATGTGATCGTAGACTGAGAATTTCACTGGGGACCTTCTAGTCCGATACATTGTAGTGAAAGTTGTACGTTTCACGAAGATGGTCTCGCGCTATCGCGCTTCCTCGCGATATTAATAACGTCCCGATGTCACGAGCCGTCAAGTTCCGATGACTGCGCGGAAACGTCACTCGCGTCCGAGAAACTACTGTCACGGTGAACTCTTAATAACCGACGTACGACGTAATTGGATCCGCTCGCGAAACGCGTTCACGTCGAAATGCGTTCGTGCGTCAACGTGTCGGAGATCGGACAAATTGCATAATCATGACAAAACGTGACGTTGCGACTTCGCGCCGCTGGCGCTGGAGAGGAAGCCGGACCACGACGCTTTCTCGAAATTACTTTCACGGGAGATACCGCAGGAATTCCCGAAAAGCCGTCCGACCAACGGTGTACATTATCCGCGACATTTaacgttacgttacgtttGCGACTTTCGTGAACTGTAGAAAagggaaaggagagaaaaataacAGATGATCATTTAAAGGATTCTTGAGCGAAAGTGATTCAGTTTTTTCTTGCGGAAGATGCGTTCGTCGTGATTTGCagtttgatatttaaaaaaattactcttaaagaatacattttaatttctttcgttATTTCTCTAGGTGGTGGTGTCTGGAGAATACAACTACAGTGATTCGATAATCCAGGAGCAGATGGAGAACCTGACGAGAAGCCTCGAAGCAACCAAGTACATCAGCAGCGATTCAGTCTACACCCAGAGCTGGCTCCGCAGCTTCGTCGACTCGGCGAGCAACGACTTCCTAAACGTGAGCATCGCGGACGAGCACAGCTTCATCAAGAATCTGAAGCACTTTCTCTCGAGCAATCCCGAGTTCTCCCTGGACATCAAGTTTGACAGCACGGGCGAGAAGATCGTGGCGAGTCGGTTCGTGATACAGCCGGTGAACGTGAGCGGCACCAATCAGGAGAAGGACATGGTGAAGGAGCTGCGCGGAATATGCGTGGCGTCGCCGTTAAACGCGACCGTCTACCATCCGTACTTCGTGTACTTCGACCAGTTCGACCTGGTGAAGCCGACCAGCATTCAGTGCATGATATTCGGCGCGCTCGTGATGATGCTCATCAGCTTTATCTTCATTCCGAACATCTTTTGCTGCCTGTGGGTCGCCTTCTGCATCGTGTCGATCGAGCTGGGAGTGGCCGGCTACATGGCCCTGTGGGACGTCAACCTCGACAGCATCTCCATGATCAATCTGATCATGTGTATCGGCTTCAGCGTCGATTTCACCGCGCATATCTGCTACGCTTACATGAGCTCGAAGCGACAGCGGGCGGAGGATCGGGTCAAAGACAGCCTTTACAGCCTGGGCCTGCCGATCGTTCAGGGCGCCGCCTCGACGATACTCGGCCTGATGGCTCTCCTGTTGGCCGGCACCTATATCTTCCTggtatttttcaaaatggtCTTCCTGGTGATCTTCATCGGCGCCATGCACGGTATGTTCCTGCTGCCGGTGTTGCTGTCCCTCTTCGGGCCTGGGTCCTGCGGCGGCGGTGTGAGCGAGCCCGGTGAAGTGGAGAACACGAAGAACAGCACGCAGGAGAAGGAGCTGCAGGCGAGCAAACTGCAACTGCAGttgcagcagcaacaacagcagcagaaGCAACAGCCGCCTTACGTGATCCCGCTTCCTCATCTAGTCTATTATGGTCCAGGCGACATCAAGCCGCTTCAGGACAATCTCGCAATGAATATGGCGGCGTTCGAGGAGAGGGATCCCGGCTTGGGTACCAGCGAGGACAGCAACTCGACCGAGAGCGGCTCCTCGCAGAGCAGAAGGCGCCAGCAGCCACTGGAGCAGCAGGACCAGCAGCAGCCGAATCAGATTAGCAGCCGCCACGACATGTGGAGGCGATCCATCGGCGTCCTATACGGCACGTCGCAATTCCAATCCGCGGTCGGCGAACCCCAACATCCGCCGCCGGATTATCCCGGCGCCGTGACGCAACCGCGAGCGTCGGGCGAGGACGGCAACGATCCGCGAACGGCCAGTGCTCCTTGCCCAGGATCATACGCCGCGTATCATCACTCGAATCAGTTACCACGCGATTATAGACGCAGCAGATCCTACCACAATCTGCAGTATCCCGCGTCGACGCGGCATTTGACGGACCCCCGGTATCCTTAGAGGAACTCGCGAGGGAAAAGTGTGAAAGACATATTATCGACGCGACCAGCAATGCGGGAGATCCCTCGATCGAATTTAGTCCCTTGAAACAGAAACTAATAATTGATTTTGGAAAGAAAGAACTGTCGTAAATCGAGGAAAGACACCGAGTTCGTAGACAAGAGTATGGCGTTCaaagatagataaaaattgtcccgaTATATTCTACTTTTAACTACTATTCTATTGGAGTCTCAAATAAGATCATAGCTTCAGAGAGAATatcttttcagaaaatatcaaaCTAAATTGTATACGTAGGATGTTTcgtatatagtttatattaatttctcccAATAATAATATCCTCTATTCGCGTTCGATGTATGGCCAGTACATTTAATAAACGTTCGTTAAGCATCACGAGCGTACAATCGATGTTGGGAGGTATCTTTTATCGGGGATTTGAGAGTTAACTATAATTGCAGTGGTGCTCAATCACACGACAGCTTTCCGAGACCATGAcaatagaggaaagagaaaagaaaagcaaataGAAAGGAAATGACATTTTGCGCAAACACGGACTATAGGACGTCCGTGTTGCGGTCCATTAGTTTCAAGGGGCTGAACTTCAAGAGGATTTTACTCTCAAACAGCGGGACAGTAGGAAGTGACGCCCGAGTATATTCGCACTCGTGTAACAAAATTCTTTCTTCTACACTCATTTCtcaaactaaattttaatctattaaatttcaactttattgtgcatctaaattattttttctcttcttaaaTCGTATAACATAAACAGGctcgtataacaaaaaaattatgtaaataatgattaattaatattaattaatatgactATTGAGtacaaaaaatagaatacgaaataaaagaagactctcaaaatacgaataaataataaattaactatacatttcttttttttcttattacaaCTGATGCtgccaaaaaatattaattttgtatacgAAGCTGAATCTGGGCGCCGCtgaatgattaataataataatgtgattTAGAAGACTTTTTGTATAGCAGtgtttattatgaaataatggTGAAAAAAACGATGTTGAAGTTATGTGTCGCTACGTTTATATATGCGAGGTATCTCTCATGCATGATATATCGAAGCTTGaacattatttgaaaaaaacgagCTGTCGTATATCCTAAGGAGATCAGTTgtcaagtatatatatatttagcgaCACTGCATTCCTTCGAGAAGACACATAAAATGTGTcgatactttattattataagaaagagCAGATCTATCAATTCTCAAATCCCTCGAGATTTGTCGATCATTGAATTTCTGCTTCTTCGGAGGGCCGTATTGTCATCGTACACGTTTGGCATCCATAAGCGGCCATTTAATCCTGTTTCACCTTATATGaacaagataaatataaaatgagattATGCATATCATTCTAAACGTATGACGAGAATACGGGCCTAGCGTTAAGCTCTAAATTTCAAGTCACCCTTGATTTTTAGATCCTGGGGTCCTCGCGGTAATCTGCCGATCCGTTTTCTCTCCCTCCGCTGTCATAGATAtcacaattttatacattggCGTATCGCGCCCTTCGCAGCCAAAGGGTTAATCTCGTAGCACTTGCGTTGTGCATTGTCCTTTACGCAAAGGATAATGCGCTAATGTGAGAGGATAATGCCGGGACGACATGTTGCCGGCATCGGGTTTACGTTAGTCGTTAAGAATAGCTCAAATCGAAagcgatattatatatatatatacatatacatatacatatatatatatatatgtatataatatacatgctCAATATCAATCAAAACTAAAATGTCCCGCGATATATCAGATCGACACACGTAGAGAAAAAAAGCAAGAAAACGTGACCATaaactaatattataatatattactatctGATTAATATTTCGTAATGAATAAggcacaaattaaattaaaaaaagtgtatttagacgcaaattaaatatattatatatataatgttcagAAAATATGGAtacatctaaaaattaattttttctttctacatTATGCCTCAAATTATGATAATGTCGAAAAAAACAAGCAATACTTGAGATccttaaaaaagatattaaactgtcgcttaaaaagaaatgtcGGAGTtagatgtatttttttaactttttaattgtaagcagaaaaa
Proteins encoded:
- the Ptr gene encoding patched domain-containing protein 3: MWHLTCVDDFLNRAFYKVGLVVGRHPGYFVIVPILLACICFTGYQRIHYEIDPEYLFSPINGPSKTERAIVEQYFKVNYSHQFDVSRITRPGRFGRVIVIPKDGGHNMLKSAIWQELQQLDWLIRNVTAKYEDEVFTYEQICARWLDDCFANDILDLRVIMKDVERRDVNLTFPWVFNPVNTGEALVLALKFGGSVVNADSTIESTPSVQLAYFITAGSPRQDAIGAAWEEAFLEVVGKAEDGGVFKHISTARFASRTLELELEANTKTVVPYFASTFIIMSLFSVVTCMMTDWVRSKPWLGLLGNLSAAMATVAAFGLCIYLGVDFIGLNLAAPFLMIGIGIDDTFVMLAAWRRTSISKPVPERMAATLSEAAVSITITSLTDMISFFIGILSPFPSVQIFCIYSGFAVIFTFLFHLTFFSGCVAISGYCEQRNLHSVICCKVEPLSKSTHRSWLYRALCSGGIDPDDPHNPIDNPEHGCMTWFRDYLAAALNYRPVKAIVIIIFLCYLLGALYGLTTLKEGLERRKLSKEDSYSIAFYDREDLYFKEYSYRIQVVVSGEYNYSDSIIQEQMENLTRSLEATKYISSDSVYTQSWLRSFVDSASNDFLNVSIADEHSFIKNLKHFLSSNPEFSLDIKFDSTGEKIVASRFVIQPVNVSGTNQEKDMVKELRGICVASPLNATVYHPYFVYFDQFDLVKPTSIQCMIFGALVMMLISFIFIPNIFCCLWVAFCIVSIELGVAGYMALWDVNLDSISMINLIMCIGFSVDFTAHICYAYMSSKRQRAEDRVKDSLYSLGLPIVQGAASTILGLMALLLAGTYIFLVFFKMVFLVIFIGAMHGMFLLPVLLSLFGPGSCGGGVSEPGEVENTKNSTQEKELQASKLQLQLQQQQQQQKQQPPYVIPLPHLVYYGPGDIKPLQDNLAMNMAAFEERDPGLGTSEDSNSTESGSSQSRRRQQPLEQQDQQQPNQISSRHDMWRRSIGVLYGTSQFQSAVGEPQHPPPDYPGAVTQPRASGEDGNDPRTASAPCPGSYAAYHHSNQLPRDYRRSRSYHNLQYPASTRHLTDPRYP